The region TGTTCGCCGCCGTCGGACTCGCGGTCTCGATCGTCTTCGTCCGGGCCTTCCCCGACCTGCGTCACCGCGACCCCGCGCCGTACCCCGACACCGAGCCGATCCAGACCGCCCGCCTCTAGGCTGGTGGCGTGCCTGCACCCCTCACCCTTCCTCGCCTGGTCTGGGGCGACGGCCCCCGTCGCGCCCTGCTCGTCCACGGTCTCGGATCATCCGCCGCGCTGATGTGGCGCATCGGATCCGCACTGGCTGATGCCGGGTGGCAGGCCACCGCGGTCGACCTGCGCGGTCACGGCGACGCGCCTCGCGCGCTCGACTACACGGTCGCCGCGTACGGCGCAGACCTCGCCGCCGTGCGCCCGGAGGGCGGCGGAGAGTGGGATGCCGTGATCGGCCACTCCCTGGGCGGCGCGTCGACCGTGGTGGCGGCGACCACGGCATCCGGATGGGCGAGACGACTCGTGCTGATCGACCCGGCGATCCACGTCGCGGGACGCGACGAGGGGATCATCCGGCGCAGTCAGAAGCGCGCCTTCGCCTCCCCCGACGTCGAGTCGGTGCGCGCCGAGCACCCGGACTGGCACCCGCACGACGTGGAGCTGAAGGTGGATGCTGTGCTGCGGGCGAGCCGCTGGGCGGTAGAGCAGACCAGCGCGCAGAACGATCCGTGGGACGTACGCGCGCAGGCTGCGCAGCTCAGCATCCCGACCCACATCGTCGGCGCCGACCCCGGCGTCTACAGCCTTTTCACCGGCGAACTGGCCGAGTCCGTGCTCGAGAACCCGAACATCACCATGTCGGTCGTGCCGGATGCCGGTCATTCTCCTCACCGCGATCGCCCTGAGGAGACGATCCGGCAGATCCTGGAGGCCATCTCATGAGCGCACCCGAACGCGACGGCTTCGACCCTGCTCGCCATCTGCCCGATGAGCTGCTCGAGCGCATCCGCGAGCGGGCGGCCGTGCATGACCGCGAGAACACGTTCCCGCAGCACGACCTCGACGAGCTGCGTGCGGCCGGATACCTGTCGATCCTCGTCCCCCGCGAGCTCGGCGGCGCCGGACTCGGTCTCGCCGATGCGGCCGTTCTGCAGCAGCGCCTGGCGTCGGCGGCACCCGCGACGGCGCTCGCGATCAACATGCA is a window of Microbacterium esteraromaticum DNA encoding:
- a CDS encoding alpha/beta fold hydrolase produces the protein MPAPLTLPRLVWGDGPRRALLVHGLGSSAALMWRIGSALADAGWQATAVDLRGHGDAPRALDYTVAAYGADLAAVRPEGGGEWDAVIGHSLGGASTVVAATTASGWARRLVLIDPAIHVAGRDEGIIRRSQKRAFASPDVESVRAEHPDWHPHDVELKVDAVLRASRWAVEQTSAQNDPWDVRAQAAQLSIPTHIVGADPGVYSLFTGELAESVLENPNITMSVVPDAGHSPHRDRPEETIRQILEAIS